Proteins found in one Alteromonas macleodii genomic segment:
- the pstB gene encoding phosphate ABC transporter ATP-binding protein PstB, giving the protein MLKLFEHNTLNVNDISEAQTAVEVKNLNLWFGNKHVLNDISMRIPKNKITALIGQSGCGKSTLISCFNRLNDLYDGCKYEGEIIIDGRNINSRKVNVSRLRSNVGMVFQRPNPFPMSIYENVCYGLKLQGVKVRRHLDDAVEGALKQAALWDEVKDRLFESAHVLSGGQQQRLVIARALALKPDILLLDEPTSALDPLTTLFIEELMDSLKKQCTIIIVTHNMQQAARVSDYTAFFHQGRLIEYADSDTLFTMPVKKQTEDYITGRYG; this is encoded by the coding sequence ATGTTGAAGTTGTTTGAACACAATACGCTAAACGTTAATGATATTAGTGAAGCACAAACTGCAGTTGAGGTGAAAAACCTCAATTTATGGTTTGGTAATAAGCATGTGTTAAATGACATCAGCATGCGAATACCCAAAAACAAAATTACGGCGTTAATTGGTCAAAGTGGTTGCGGCAAATCAACGCTAATAAGTTGTTTTAATCGCCTTAACGACTTGTATGACGGCTGTAAGTATGAGGGCGAAATTATAATAGACGGTCGAAATATCAATAGCCGTAAAGTAAACGTATCACGCCTTAGATCTAATGTAGGTATGGTATTTCAGCGCCCGAACCCATTCCCTATGAGCATTTATGAAAACGTGTGTTACGGGCTCAAGCTTCAAGGGGTGAAGGTTCGCCGACACTTAGACGATGCTGTTGAAGGCGCATTAAAACAAGCTGCATTGTGGGATGAAGTAAAAGATCGCTTATTTGAATCTGCCCATGTTCTATCTGGCGGACAGCAGCAGCGCTTAGTGATTGCCAGAGCGTTGGCGTTAAAACCTGACATACTTCTGCTAGATGAGCCCACGTCAGCGCTTGACCCCTTAACCACACTCTTTATTGAAGAGCTGATGGACTCGCTAAAAAAGCAGTGCACCATTATTATTGTGACGCACAACATGCAACAAGCAGCACGGGTAAGCGACTATACCGCCTTTTTCCATCAGGGGAGGCTGATAGAGTATGCCGACAGCGATACTCTGTTTACTATGCCGGTTAAAAAGCAAACCGAAGACTACATTACGGGTCGATATGGATAA
- a CDS encoding organic hydroperoxide resistance protein, with protein MHKLQQVVYTGTATATGGREGTAKSSDGNLNLKLSTPKALGGAGGKGTNPEQMFAAGYSACFIGALKHVAASQKIKLADDISVTGDVSIGPIEQGFAIAVKLTVDLGDMDKAQAQSLVDTAHQVCPYSNATRGNIEVEISLA; from the coding sequence ATGCATAAGCTTCAACAAGTCGTTTATACCGGAACCGCAACAGCAACCGGCGGTCGCGAAGGTACAGCAAAATCTAGCGATGGTAATTTAAACCTTAAATTGTCTACGCCTAAAGCGCTAGGTGGCGCTGGCGGTAAAGGTACTAACCCTGAGCAAATGTTTGCGGCAGGCTATTCAGCGTGCTTCATTGGTGCGTTAAAGCATGTGGCAGCATCGCAAAAGATAAAGCTAGCTGATGACATTAGCGTAACGGGTGACGTTTCAATTGGTCCTATCGAGCAAGGCTTTGCTATTGCGGTTAAACTAACCGTAGATTTAGGTGATATGGATAAAGCACAAGCACAAAGCTTAGTCGATACTGCCCATCAGGTATGCCCATATTCAAATGCGACTCGTGGCAATATTGAAGTAGAAATTAGCCTAGCCTAA
- a CDS encoding YigZ family protein, whose amino-acid sequence MTYPVPSKQVETLYEIKKSKFIACAGFANSRESAMALLESVKQQYPDARHHCWAYVFGNPNAPTSAAMADDGEPSGTAGKPILNVLQHKDIGDIMVIVTRYFGGVKLGAGGLVRAYSAAAQQAIDALEIRQEIKLEALSVDIDFKHEQFVRHLVEQAKGKIANCNYGSSVAIEVELPLDALGDFRKQMAPIAFSVSAKNE is encoded by the coding sequence ATGACTTATCCCGTTCCTTCTAAACAGGTTGAAACCCTGTACGAAATAAAAAAAAGCAAGTTCATTGCTTGTGCCGGCTTTGCCAACTCTCGTGAAAGTGCAATGGCGCTTTTGGAAAGTGTTAAACAGCAGTATCCTGACGCCAGACATCACTGCTGGGCTTATGTCTTCGGAAACCCTAACGCGCCTACTAGTGCGGCTATGGCCGATGACGGCGAACCTAGCGGAACAGCAGGAAAACCCATATTGAATGTGCTTCAGCACAAAGATATTGGCGATATTATGGTTATTGTTACGCGGTATTTTGGTGGCGTTAAATTAGGTGCAGGAGGCTTGGTTCGCGCGTACTCCGCAGCGGCTCAGCAAGCCATTGACGCTCTTGAAATAAGACAAGAAATTAAGCTAGAAGCACTTAGCGTGGATATCGACTTTAAACATGAACAGTTCGTACGTCACTTGGTAGAACAAGCCAAAGGTAAAATTGCCAATTGCAACTATGGAAGCAGTGTAGCAATAGAGGTTGAGCTACCTTTAGATGCACTGGGTGACTTTAGAAAGCAGATGGCGCCCATCGCTTTTTCAGTATCTGCTAAAAACGAGTAA
- a CDS encoding universal stress protein, translating into MKGHYKNILCVLSDSHRQDDTVAQALHIAKAHQASLTIMLSLESLPPNASMVMESFSYVDSQQTMETQAQLWLKQQAESWSEQYEVSTAVTVGHPLIDIVRYVMNNNIDLVIKRAEESFLDKLFGSLDMQLFRKCPCPLWVINHKPRSQYKNVVAALDLNYHYPNHEVSIRRDLNRDILRHASQIALLEFAQLHIVHVFDAVPENIARDGFITVDNDRMETDLAKIHAEREQELEKLLSELSDELDDNVWEYLQPKNHIVHGYPRREIAATTTSLDTDVIVMGTVSRLGVPGYIMGDTAEETIHQLKCAVVGVKPRGFESPISRD; encoded by the coding sequence ATGAAAGGACATTATAAAAACATTTTATGTGTGTTGAGCGACTCACATCGTCAAGATGACACAGTTGCTCAAGCACTGCATATCGCCAAAGCTCACCAAGCCTCGCTTACCATTATGCTTTCTCTCGAATCACTCCCGCCTAATGCGAGTATGGTCATGGAGTCATTCTCTTACGTGGACTCTCAGCAAACCATGGAAACTCAAGCCCAGCTTTGGTTGAAGCAGCAGGCTGAAAGCTGGAGTGAACAATATGAAGTGTCGACAGCAGTAACGGTGGGGCACCCGTTAATTGATATCGTTCGCTATGTAATGAATAACAATATCGACTTAGTAATTAAGCGAGCGGAAGAGAGCTTTTTGGATAAACTGTTTGGCAGTTTGGATATGCAGCTGTTTCGCAAATGCCCCTGCCCTTTATGGGTTATAAACCACAAACCTCGCAGCCAATACAAGAACGTAGTAGCCGCACTAGATCTTAACTATCATTACCCAAACCACGAGGTTTCAATAAGACGCGACCTTAACCGCGATATACTGCGACACGCAAGCCAAATAGCCTTATTAGAATTTGCTCAACTACATATTGTTCACGTATTTGATGCGGTACCGGAAAATATAGCCAGAGATGGCTTTATTACTGTCGATAACGACAGAATGGAAACTGATCTAGCGAAAATTCATGCTGAGCGTGAACAGGAATTAGAGAAGCTACTTTCTGAACTTTCTGATGAACTCGACGACAATGTCTGGGAATACTTACAGCCTAAGAACCATATTGTGCATGGTTACCCGCGTCGAGAAATTGCAGCTACAACCACATCGCTAGATACCGATGTAATTGTTATGGGCACAGTATCGCGCCTTGGCGTGCCCGGCTACATCATGGGTGATACTGCCGAAGAAACTATTCACCAGTTAAAGTGTGCTGTGGTAGGTGTTAAACCAAGAGGATTTGAATCGCCAATCTCACGAGATTGA
- a CDS encoding inorganic phosphate transporter, with protein sequence MEFFESYGLILIILAAGVGFVMAWGIGANDVANAMGTSVGSKALTIKQAIIIAMIFEFAGAYLAGGEVTSTIRKGIIDSTFFIDIPEYLVLGMISSLLAAGIWLAVASWLGWPVSTTHSIIGAIIGFTATGVSMDAVAWDKVGGIVGSWVVTPAISGIIAYLIFMSAHKLIFQTASPFANAKRYVPFYMALAGFVMSLVTIKKGLKHVGLELSAVNGYLLAIGIAVALGFLGKWFIGRMKFSGSEDADLQAANVEKVFALLMVVTACCMAFAHGSNDVANAIGPLAAVVSVVTSGGEINASATLAWWILPLGGLGIVAGLALFGHRVIKTIGQGITHLTPSRGFAAELAAACTVVIASGTGLPISTTQTLVGAVLGVGLARGVSALNLGIVRNIVVSWIVTLPAGALLSIIFFFILKAAFGVA encoded by the coding sequence GTGGAATTTTTTGAAAGTTATGGCCTAATTCTTATAATCCTTGCCGCCGGCGTTGGTTTCGTCATGGCATGGGGTATTGGAGCGAATGACGTTGCCAACGCAATGGGTACGTCAGTGGGTTCTAAAGCTTTAACCATAAAACAAGCCATTATCATTGCAATGATATTTGAGTTTGCTGGCGCCTACCTAGCAGGTGGCGAAGTAACGTCTACCATTCGAAAAGGGATTATCGACTCAACCTTTTTTATAGACATACCTGAATACCTAGTATTAGGCATGATCTCGTCACTACTTGCGGCTGGAATATGGCTAGCGGTAGCGTCTTGGTTGGGATGGCCTGTATCTACAACGCACTCTATTATTGGTGCCATCATCGGCTTTACGGCAACTGGCGTCAGTATGGACGCAGTGGCGTGGGATAAAGTGGGTGGTATTGTAGGTAGTTGGGTAGTAACACCGGCTATATCGGGCATCATTGCTTACCTTATCTTTATGAGCGCTCACAAGCTCATCTTCCAAACCGCTTCTCCGTTTGCCAATGCCAAGCGTTATGTGCCGTTTTATATGGCATTAGCGGGCTTTGTTATGTCCCTTGTCACTATTAAGAAGGGGCTTAAGCACGTAGGCTTAGAACTTAGCGCTGTCAACGGTTATTTGCTAGCAATTGGCATAGCTGTAGCACTGGGTTTCTTGGGTAAATGGTTTATAGGCCGTATGAAATTCAGCGGTTCTGAAGATGCAGACTTACAGGCAGCAAACGTTGAAAAAGTATTTGCTCTGCTCATGGTAGTAACTGCGTGCTGTATGGCATTCGCCCACGGCTCTAATGACGTAGCTAACGCAATTGGTCCTCTTGCGGCTGTAGTAAGTGTTGTTACCAGTGGCGGCGAGATTAACGCAAGTGCCACATTGGCTTGGTGGATTTTACCACTAGGCGGTCTAGGGATTGTTGCAGGTCTTGCGTTATTTGGTCATCGCGTTATTAAAACAATCGGCCAAGGTATCACACACTTAACGCCAAGCCGTGGCTTCGCCGCAGAACTAGCCGCAGCGTGTACGGTAGTTATTGCATCAGGTACTGGTTTGCCTATTTCAACTACGCAAACGTTAGTGGGTGCAGTTTTAGGTGTAGGTTTGGCACGTGGTGTTTCAGCACTTAACTTAGGTATTGTTAGGAATATCGTTGTGTCTTGGATTGTGACCTTGCCAGCAGGTGCTCTACTTTCAATTATCTTCTTCTTTATATTGAAAGCAGCGTTTGGCGTAGCTTAG
- a CDS encoding hydrogen peroxide-inducible genes activator has protein sequence MKWPNLKHLHYLVTLHQEQHFHRAAQRCNVSQSTLSTAIQNLEEHFGSQLLEREHKTFVFTSLGLDIVERSKVLLQEAGELVEYAQNAGNWQRGTLKLGVIPTIAPFLFEGMMGAFSAFLPEINLEMQEDTTEKLLQQLTDGRLDLLILALPMDTPGCKQMVLGHDPFHLIAHEDMAEQLPNPVDISNLPKKSIFLLQQEHCMTGHAVSACNLQHSDQISSVAASSLYTLVQLANSKMGYTFLPELAINQSILEHTGLKSFPAEEQGFREIGLVWRSGTTRMQLFRRIGEIISPLLPKPTLK, from the coding sequence ATGAAATGGCCTAATCTTAAGCACCTGCACTATTTAGTGACGCTACATCAAGAGCAACATTTTCACCGTGCTGCCCAGCGCTGTAATGTAAGTCAGTCAACACTGAGTACGGCCATTCAGAACTTAGAAGAACACTTTGGAAGCCAGCTTCTAGAACGTGAACACAAAACGTTTGTGTTTACTTCACTGGGTTTAGATATTGTTGAGCGCAGTAAGGTGCTACTCCAAGAAGCCGGTGAGCTAGTTGAATATGCGCAAAACGCGGGTAACTGGCAGCGAGGCACGTTAAAGCTAGGTGTTATACCAACCATCGCGCCGTTTTTATTCGAAGGTATGATGGGCGCGTTTTCTGCGTTTCTACCTGAGATCAATCTAGAAATGCAGGAAGACACCACAGAGAAGTTACTACAGCAATTAACCGACGGTAGGTTAGATTTACTGATCTTAGCGCTGCCAATGGACACCCCTGGGTGTAAACAAATGGTTTTGGGGCATGACCCGTTTCACCTTATCGCTCATGAAGATATGGCCGAGCAATTACCTAACCCAGTGGATATTTCGAACTTGCCTAAAAAGAGTATTTTTCTACTTCAGCAAGAGCACTGTATGACAGGCCACGCCGTAAGCGCGTGCAACCTTCAGCACAGCGACCAGATTAGCAGCGTGGCAGCAAGCAGTCTGTATACCTTGGTGCAATTGGCGAATAGTAAAATGGGCTACACTTTTTTACCTGAACTCGCGATCAATCAATCCATTCTTGAGCACACTGGCCTTAAAAGCTTCCCAGCAGAAGAACAGGGATTTAGAGAGATTGGATTAGTATGGCGTTCAGGCACAACGCGTATGCAGCTGTTTCGTCGTATCGGTGAAATCATCTCGCCTCTACTGCCAAAGCCAACGTTGAAATAG
- the trhA gene encoding PAQR family membrane homeostasis protein TrhA yields MTDVKEQTKAISAKAYSVLEEWLNSITHGIGFIAAIVGLVFMLYRAEDTLALTTATIYGSTLILVFLSSTLYHAISHQKAKGWLKLFDHSAIYLLIAGTYTPLLLVSIGGVLGITMTAIIWSLAIGGVAFKLIAQHRFPKVSVMTYLLMGWIALGLIYPLYVAMPGAGLWLLVAGGLCFSVGVCFYVAKKVKYTHAIWHLFVIGGCSCHYFSIYYFVV; encoded by the coding sequence ATGACAGACGTAAAAGAACAAACAAAAGCTATTTCTGCCAAAGCCTACTCCGTTTTAGAAGAGTGGTTGAATAGTATTACTCACGGTATTGGCTTTATAGCGGCTATCGTGGGTTTAGTATTTATGCTGTACCGCGCTGAAGATACGTTAGCGCTAACCACAGCTACTATTTACGGCTCTACCCTCATTCTCGTTTTTTTAAGCTCCACGCTTTACCATGCAATTTCGCACCAAAAAGCTAAGGGGTGGCTTAAGTTATTCGACCATAGCGCAATCTATTTATTGATAGCAGGTACTTACACACCTTTACTATTGGTTTCAATTGGTGGCGTCTTAGGTATTACCATGACCGCTATCATTTGGAGCTTAGCGATAGGTGGCGTCGCGTTTAAACTTATCGCTCAGCATAGGTTTCCAAAAGTGTCGGTAATGACCTACCTATTAATGGGATGGATTGCTCTAGGTCTTATTTACCCACTCTATGTCGCCATGCCAGGCGCTGGACTCTGGTTACTGGTAGCAGGCGGGCTGTGTTTCAGCGTAGGCGTGTGCTTTTACGTGGCAAAAAAGGTAAAGTATACCCATGCAATTTGGCATTTATTCGTAATTGGTGGATGCAGTTGCCATTACTTTTCTATTTATTATTTCGTCGTTTAA
- a CDS encoding MarR family winged helix-turn-helix transcriptional regulator has product MSELLKLENQLCHRFYTLSNAFTRAYRPLLKALDITYPQYVTLMALWETDDITIAELLEKTVIDGGAMSLILKKLEEKGFLVVTKDEVDKRVKRVLLTKMGKEQKAIAEEVPAQMLCKFNGLSTEESRTLKYLLDKLGGCFENPDL; this is encoded by the coding sequence ATGTCAGAATTATTAAAGTTGGAAAATCAGCTTTGTCATCGTTTTTATACGCTGTCGAATGCATTCACTCGCGCTTATCGTCCACTTCTTAAAGCGTTAGATATTACCTACCCTCAATACGTAACATTAATGGCCCTTTGGGAAACCGATGACATCACTATTGCTGAGCTTCTTGAAAAAACAGTGATTGACGGTGGTGCCATGTCTTTGATCTTAAAAAAGCTTGAAGAAAAGGGCTTTTTAGTCGTAACTAAAGATGAGGTCGACAAACGCGTTAAGCGTGTTCTGCTTACAAAAATGGGGAAGGAACAGAAAGCCATAGCAGAAGAAGTCCCCGCGCAAATGCTTTGCAAGTTCAATGGTCTGAGTACAGAAGAAAGTAGAACATTAAAATACCTTCTGGATAAATTGGGCGGCTGCTTCGAAAACCCCGATTTATAA
- the phoU gene encoding phosphate signaling complex protein PhoU, translating to MRQVALNTHISGTFNIELENLRNSVLTMGGEVEQQLVDTLKAVKHNHAALAEKVVLNDLKINSMEIQIDEECLRIIAKRHPTASDLRLIMTISKAITDIERMGDEIERIAKLVTRNKLPSSDTIKSSMLLIGERVAAMMRGTFDAFARQDEAAALEVYDQDNRIDSEYKRLLSYTTSEMQKSTDDMQDWLDVLWAMRSLERIGDRCKNVCEYVVYLTRGTDVRHTPLENMQQKLEDLT from the coding sequence ATGCGACAAGTAGCCTTAAATACGCACATCTCTGGTACGTTTAATATTGAGTTAGAAAATTTGCGTAACTCGGTATTGACCATGGGCGGTGAAGTTGAACAGCAGCTGGTGGATACCTTAAAAGCGGTGAAGCACAACCATGCCGCTCTGGCTGAGAAAGTGGTGTTAAATGACTTAAAAATTAACTCCATGGAAATTCAAATTGACGAAGAGTGCTTGCGCATTATTGCCAAGCGTCATCCTACCGCAAGCGATCTGCGTTTAATTATGACCATTTCAAAAGCCATTACCGACATTGAAAGGATGGGTGATGAGATTGAACGTATCGCCAAACTAGTAACGCGCAATAAGCTGCCAAGTTCAGATACCATTAAAAGCAGTATGTTGCTTATTGGTGAGAGGGTAGCGGCTATGATGCGTGGCACATTCGACGCCTTTGCCCGTCAGGATGAAGCAGCGGCACTAGAAGTGTACGACCAAGACAACCGCATTGACAGTGAGTACAAGCGGTTATTGTCCTATACCACGTCAGAAATGCAGAAAAGCACAGACGATATGCAAGATTGGCTGGATGTTTTATGGGCAATGCGTTCGTTAGAACGCATTGGTGATAGATGTAAAAACGTGTGCGAATATGTGGTTTATCTTACTCGCGGTACAGATGTAAGGCATACGCCGCTGGAAAACATGCAGCAAAAACTGGAAGATTTGACGTAA
- a CDS encoding M1 family metallopeptidase: MKKYGLLATFLCAPVLFACSDNSNVDTATEAKQQAANVSANTTDENANVEKRADAAIASGVDYHSFANPSEVKVTHLNLNLTANFETKQLVGDVTLDIKRTKPENNTLILDTRALDIKSVTVDGESVPFEMGETDADLGTPLRITLPSAADSVTVAYSTSPDASGIQWLTPAQTAGKKHPFLFTQAQAVHARSFIPLQDSPQVRVTYDATIKTPEALLAVMSASNDPTTARDGEYEFTMPQPIPSYLIALAIGDLKFKAMGERTGVYAEPALLESAAKEFEDTEAMLEVTEETYGPYQWDRYDLLILPPSFPFGGMENPRLSFITPTVIAGDKSLVSLIAHELAHSWSGNTVTNATWRDLWLNEGFTTYLTYRIMEMIYGHDRFKKEAVLGYQDLENDIAALDKNDEILAIDLRGRNPDDVFSNIPYEKGALFLREIEKKIGRENFDAFLMQYFKDFAFKSITTDTFIAYLDDTLLKQYPDKLDAERIHTWIFEPGIPKGAPQPESDAFTKIDETRSAWLSGDVKAADIETAQWTVHEWLYFLNNMPEMLSKAQLAELDSAFSLTSTKNNEIAHSWLMIAVENNYQPAFERLYSYLVSIGRNKLVKPLYRELSKTPEGKAFAKRAFEEAKSGYHPLTVKANEGYVN; this comes from the coding sequence ATGAAAAAGTACGGATTACTGGCTACGTTCTTGTGCGCGCCTGTGTTATTCGCCTGCAGTGACAATAGCAATGTAGACACAGCAACAGAAGCAAAACAACAAGCCGCTAATGTAAGCGCAAACACTACAGACGAGAATGCAAATGTGGAAAAACGGGCTGATGCAGCCATTGCTTCTGGCGTAGATTACCACTCATTTGCGAACCCAAGTGAAGTCAAGGTTACCCACTTAAATCTAAATTTAACTGCTAACTTTGAGACCAAGCAGCTTGTTGGTGACGTAACGCTTGATATAAAGCGCACAAAGCCTGAAAACAATACACTAATCCTAGATACCCGGGCTCTAGACATTAAAAGTGTAACCGTTGACGGTGAAAGCGTTCCCTTTGAAATGGGAGAGACGGACGCGGATTTAGGTACGCCGCTTAGAATTACACTGCCTAGCGCGGCAGACTCGGTGACGGTAGCGTATTCAACCTCGCCAGACGCGTCTGGCATACAATGGCTAACGCCAGCGCAAACTGCGGGTAAAAAGCACCCGTTTCTGTTCACTCAAGCACAAGCAGTGCATGCGCGAAGCTTTATTCCGCTTCAAGATTCTCCACAAGTACGGGTAACTTACGACGCAACCATTAAAACACCTGAAGCGCTATTGGCGGTGATGAGTGCGTCGAACGACCCTACAACTGCGCGCGATGGAGAATATGAGTTCACCATGCCGCAACCTATCCCTTCGTATCTTATTGCGTTAGCAATAGGTGATTTGAAATTTAAAGCCATGGGCGAGCGTACGGGTGTGTATGCAGAGCCCGCACTTCTTGAAAGCGCCGCAAAAGAATTTGAAGATACCGAAGCCATGTTGGAGGTAACTGAAGAAACCTATGGTCCTTATCAGTGGGACCGTTACGACCTTCTTATTCTCCCGCCGTCGTTCCCGTTTGGCGGTATGGAAAACCCTCGTTTGTCGTTCATCACGCCGACAGTTATCGCAGGGGATAAAAGCTTGGTGTCGTTAATAGCTCACGAACTGGCACATAGCTGGTCTGGTAACACCGTCACCAATGCTACATGGCGCGACCTTTGGTTAAATGAAGGCTTCACGACCTATTTAACCTACCGCATTATGGAGATGATCTACGGACACGATCGCTTCAAGAAAGAAGCCGTGCTGGGCTATCAAGATTTAGAGAACGATATTGCAGCCTTAGATAAGAATGATGAAATCCTTGCCATCGACCTTCGTGGCCGTAACCCAGACGATGTTTTCTCTAATATTCCCTATGAAAAGGGCGCACTTTTCCTACGTGAAATTGAAAAAAAGATTGGTCGCGAAAACTTTGACGCATTTTTAATGCAATATTTCAAAGACTTTGCTTTTAAGAGTATTACCACCGATACATTTATCGCCTACTTAGACGATACGTTATTGAAACAGTACCCAGATAAGCTAGACGCAGAGCGAATTCATACTTGGATCTTTGAGCCTGGTATTCCAAAAGGCGCACCGCAGCCAGAATCTGATGCTTTCACTAAAATTGATGAAACACGAAGCGCTTGGCTTTCAGGCGATGTGAAAGCGGCAGATATTGAAACAGCACAGTGGACTGTACATGAGTGGTTATATTTCTTAAACAACATGCCTGAAATGTTAAGCAAAGCCCAGCTAGCTGAACTTGATTCAGCATTTTCATTAACCTCGACGAAAAACAACGAAATTGCGCATAGCTGGTTGATGATCGCGGTAGAAAATAACTATCAGCCTGCGTTTGAACGTTTGTATAGTTACCTGGTTTCGATTGGTCGAAATAAACTGGTTAAGCCGCTTTATCGTGAGCTTTCGAAAACGCCAGAAGGCAAAGCGTTTGCAAAGCGCGCTTTTGAAGAAGCCAAATCGGGCTACCACCCACTTACGGTGAAAGCGAATGAAGGCTATGTGAATTGA
- a CDS encoding DUF3718 domain-containing protein, with amino-acid sequence MKSRTTAIAIITLTTLFTGSAFASVKFTPTDDSVTSNLCVTAASGNVLKLHNQIKDSALGKKYVAKEMTCNGLTVSAFVDQYGNNADSIKKYLNIHQQHIASVEYNK; translated from the coding sequence ATGAAATCACGTACCACTGCTATTGCTATTATTACTCTTACAACACTTTTCACAGGAAGTGCTTTTGCTTCCGTAAAATTTACCCCTACTGACGACTCGGTAACGTCTAACCTATGCGTAACGGCGGCTTCGGGCAACGTATTGAAGTTGCACAATCAAATAAAAGACTCAGCATTAGGCAAAAAGTACGTTGCAAAAGAAATGACATGTAACGGATTAACAGTCTCTGCCTTCGTCGATCAGTACGGTAATAACGCAGATAGTATTAAAAAATACCTGAATATTCACCAGCAGCATATCGCCAGTGTCGAATACAATAAATAG
- a CDS encoding redoxin domain-containing protein produces MYTQKMHPATTFPEVKATLSTGETISLADKGEGCDWKMVVVYRGKHCPICTKYLNKLEDFTGRLRELNIDVVAVSGDSKAQLEEHLDDLSINFPIAYGLSQSDMEKLGLYISEPRSEKETDHNFAEPALFVLNGDNEIHIAEIANAPFVRPDLEQLVSGLEFIRNPENNYPIRGTFKG; encoded by the coding sequence ATGTATACACAAAAGATGCACCCAGCTACTACTTTTCCTGAAGTAAAAGCGACGCTATCAACTGGCGAAACTATATCACTGGCTGACAAGGGCGAAGGATGTGACTGGAAGATGGTGGTAGTGTACCGTGGTAAGCATTGCCCGATTTGTACTAAATACCTAAACAAACTTGAAGATTTCACAGGTCGACTACGTGAGCTTAATATTGATGTTGTTGCAGTAAGCGGCGACAGTAAAGCGCAGCTAGAAGAGCATTTAGACGATTTGTCAATAAACTTTCCTATTGCGTACGGATTGTCGCAAAGTGATATGGAAAAGCTAGGTCTGTATATTTCTGAGCCACGTTCAGAAAAAGAAACGGATCATAATTTTGCAGAACCAGCATTGTTTGTGCTTAACGGTGATAACGAAATTCATATTGCTGAAATTGCTAACGCGCCTTTTGTTCGCCCTGATCTAGAGCAACTGGTATCTGGACTAGAGTTTATTCGCAACCCAGAGAATAACTATCCTATTCGCGGTACGTTTAAAGGCTAA